A window of Periplaneta americana isolate PAMFEO1 chromosome 9, P.americana_PAMFEO1_priV1, whole genome shotgun sequence genomic DNA:
GGAAGTTCATCTTCACTGGGATGAGTGAGAGCATTATCTAAAAGCAAAATGACTTTTCTCGGCAACTGCTTTTCCTTTAAAAACTTTTCAACTCTTTGTACAAATTCGCTAAAAAATCACTCTTTAAAAATTTCTGAGCTCATCCAAGCACTCTTTTGGTTATAATATTTAACTGGCAAagcattttattaaacatttttaaaagctCTTGTGTTTTTGATTTCCCAATCAGGACAAGTTTCAACTTTAGATTTGCGGTAGCATTATTACAAGCAAGGATTGTTATTCTTTTCTTATTTCGCTTGTATCCTGAGCTGCTGCTTCAGTCTGAGCTGCGAGTGTTATACTTGGCAGTATTTTATAATTTAGGCCGGTATCGTCGCAGTTAAACAATTGTTCACAGGTCAAACTTTCACTATCAACTAAAGCATACAACTTTTCTCTAAAGATATGTACTGACTCATCATTAGCTGAGAGTTTTTCTCCGCAAATATTGAGTTGTCGAATTCCGTACCTTTACTTCCAACGGTCCAACCAGCCAATGCTAAGTGTAAAGTCAGGGTCACCTTATTAAACTCCTCACGGGATTTCAGAGCTTTTTGTTTCAATATTGGCCCAGATATTGGCACACTCTTAGCCCTATGACGGATGAACCAAAGATACAAAGCCTGACTAACTTTTAGGTACTCACATGGTTTCATAGTTTTCCTTTCTTCTAAAGCTTTGGCTGTCACTCTTTCTGAACACTATTTTTCTATTTCCACTCTGTTTCTCTTCCAATCACCTATGGTTACACATCCAACACCATAATCTTGTGCCACTTTTAACACTGATTTACCTTTGTCAGCCTTTTAATTGCCTTCAGTTCATCATCCATAGACACCAACACCCTCTTTCTTTTCAAAACCATCACaaacaacagtaaaaaaaaatcaccatACACAACAGTAAACATAGACGCATGGCATAAGGCACTAGCGATATTATGCCTATGCAGTCAGACACTCCACTGGTGCATCAACTGGGTCGTGGGAGTAAAGTTCTATTGCCTGCGCATGACTCATAAGACGACAGTTGTTGTTTAGCCCACTAGAATACAATCTGGACTAAATATGAATGGCATGGGACAGTTTGAGCCAATTTTTTTAAGAAGAACCTATCGGATAAGCGAAGATCGGTTGAGTAGGACTCTAatgtacactgctctcttaaattgactgagcatactgggaattaaaccaatagctttcctaaaacacctatgaaatgtttcatataaaacaatttttatctcgaaaaggaataaaaacgagcacaataaaattgtactaaacttttatgtttgaaatatctcacagaataaccctcgtaaattaaaaacattacttacggttcactctgtttAAGTCCAACTATAAgcaatacccagtggcagtggtaactaattacactcaataaggCCAATTAATAagtacaattattaataaattaataataatactaataataattaatgctaataataataataataataatcatcatcatcatcatatccctcacgtattagaccctaaggatctgttacggtctcatgccagcgcttgcgtggtcttcccaatttcctctttcctcttggtacataagtaagaatctgtttaggccatcttgtgcgatccatcctttcgacatgttttttccactgaagtcgatattgttgaacaaaattaactataggatccatgtttagttcctgcaatatgtccatatttttatggtgttccagcaaagaACATCCCGCTGTTCAtcgcatgaacctcatttcagctgtcgtcagcctttgctcatcagcttttctgattgtccatgcctcgctaccgtaagtgaggaccggtcgagctagtgctttatatacctttagccttgtatgtttctgaacatgggatgatttgaagaTGGTGTTAATTacaccagtgatttttataaatttagatattttatttgacatatcttcatcagtgatgtaagagaggttatagcctaaatagttaaatgaattaacacgttcaattaaagtattatttatcatgatcttacttggaattgggttctctcccgaaaatgccatgattTTCGTTTTcccttttgagatttccatattgaaatctgaggcgattatttgcaaattataaatggctctttgtaaagcttcctctgtttgagcgataataacctgatcgtcggcaaacattagtgtatcgagaactgtgtttcgattaatttgaattccagcgtGATGACTTTgtctccaaatgtataaaatatggttcatatatataataaacaacagaggggaaagaccgcatccttgtctaacaccttggttgatggaagtccagctagtagttccgcgttcagttcttatggcaatttcattttgttgatataaattataaatggagagaatgatttggtaAAATCTCTagaagtttatttctatcaactctagcaaaagcttttatgaaatcaataaaagctaagtgggttggaatattaaattctctgtgcttttcaattaaaatcttcatggtgaaatagctgtcacaacatgatcttccttttcggaatccattctgttcttcagtgattttgtcttcgtaaagatgtgatagtttatttttgattatggctgtatagatcttatatccagaattgagaagatttatacccctgtaattttcacataattttttgtttcctttcttataaataGGTACTACAATGGCTTTTTGCCAACTTTCTGGGGGTTGTGATCCTGCccatatattgtttaagaaatataaaaatctataggtaaattcttctccagcgaatttaaaaagctcgaaatttaaattataattaaattataattattaataataataataataataataataataataataataataataaataacaatagtataatcaaattaacaaggagcatcctaaattaaatgaagcacaatcacttaaaataacatttaaagtaaatctaatttatatcttaaccctaagttcgaactaaaactcacaAGTACCGGTATCTTATGTtaatacatgcacaagtacctttcaacgctaacactcatttcgctgtcaactcactcactgcactggtactacgacacatttcactgatactatcctgatttcactaacacttcaaaaacatttcactgtttaaatactttgctctaccactagaaactataaaacttcactgacacaaacacacttcactgacacaacacacttcttcactgatacaacactttaaataataaaacatcaattacacactttaaatagtgtgcataatatactatcatctattagtaaagtccttaagcctattattaaatattaagccTACTTTTAAGtactaagcctatttttaaatacataaatgcatttatatttgaagcaatgcttagttacagtattcagatttacttctgttattttatataggtacattagaaaatatgtaggcctacctaaataacttattttagttatattacaatgaGGAGGATGTCCACTACGATTCCTACAAACCCTATGGCATTTTCTAAACTCTGAAGGTTCTGTAGAATAAAGTTTAAATTGGGTGCAGTGGATAAGAACTCCATCATCTGCATTTAGTGCAGTTTAAAATGTACTTTTTTATCTAAATGGACCAATCATCACTGatacttcagtttttgacaacatGGCCTTTTCACTGAGACTAATCGATTCAGGTAGAAATTACAGTACCTTCTAAATTGCGCTGAATACAGGAAGGTGGACTTCTTACATTTTATAGTGTCGACTCAATTATTGTATCCAGTTATGGTCTCTTGCCATCTCTTTACAGATCTTCCCAGTCTACTATGGCCTTTTGGAATGTTTGACAAATTAATTTTTGGCATTAAAGACAATTAATTCTTTGAATGTGCTTCTTCAacaatttctgtaatttttaatgaaGTGAAGTATAGGTTCCATTTCCTGTTCTTATAGAATACATGCATTCCTGATAGAACTTCAACAATGATAAACTTTTGCTCTAACGTTTTTCTTCTTACCTAAGAAATAGCGCCAAATGAAATATTGCGGTGTCATATTTAGAGTACCATTTCCATTTCCTTACGGTAGTATTATTCACTAATATCCATTTTTTATAGGAATCCTGAATCCAGTACAGTCAACACTGCAGACTTTAGATATTGGCAATGCATATGTCCCCCATTCTATGCTCATCCTTCTATTGAACTCACTGTCGAACAAGTCATCACTGGAAGGCCTGGGACTGTCAAACATCGGTTTTACAATGGTACCTTACAACATTCTTAGGTTTACAAACAGCACTCTTCGGTACTTGTCTCTGCATGGTAATATTTTTCGAACTCTGGGGTAAGTAAAATACAGAGCTTTAGATAATATAATTGATCCCTAATGAAAGAAGTCAACATTGCCAATCTTCCCTGTAGAGCACGTGGTGGTTGGTTTATGATGCGAATTAAAACTGCCTTCTTCAATACAGGTTGAATGTTCGGTTGCAActtcaaagataataataataataacaataataataataataataataataataataataataataaatgtacttcATAGTAATATATGTACCGGTACATACAATGAAGAACatactaaatttatattattttttttaataaaggatGCTTGCAGTCATTGCATTTTCTAAAGATTAACTTAAATAAATGAttgcaaacaaaatatatatgaacATCACCAAAAGCAGAGTCCTTTAGGTACATAATGGTGAAAATTCACTGTGTAATTATTCGGTGTAAACAAATTATGAACATACATAttactaaaaaaattacaatttccctTTTATAGATTACGAAAAAGCTTTTGACTGTGTTGACAGAAACCTACTATTCCAAATGTTACAAGATTATCAAGTTCCGGACACCTACTTCATCTTATAAAAGTTATTTACAGAGAAAATTAGATTGCAGTCAAAACATGAttagatattaaaatggaaaacaacaacaaaaggaGTAAAACAAGGATGCAATATATCaccaaatatttttcaatatttaaaggtAAAACAAAGGTAATGGCATTTAAAGAGGAAGATCCGGTTAGAAGCAAAATAGTAATACCGGTAGATAATGGAATTTTAGAGCAAGTTaacacattttgaatatttaggaTGTGACATATCATATGAACATGAGAAAAAATTTATAATGGTAACAGGTTTTATTAACGAAACTTTTAAACCATAATCTATGTAACAATACTCCTCATAAAGGTCTCTTATTATATAACAAGATACCTGgagatattaaacatttaaattatgaatgtttcagaaccatagtaaaAAGTATTTTGTTTCAATCAATACCTTTCAAAATTACTCATTTTTTACATTAAAGCCACAAAATAGAATACCTACCTTCATTACTGTTGCACATAATTTTTcccctaataatattaataataaatatacagaataactaaGATGAAGTCTCTTGGATCTTAAAGGATCAATCACTCTCCTAATAAATCACCTCAGATGATAACTTTGTTTCATGTAATCTCATTATGTATCTTGTTTTATTTAATCTATGTtagttattctatttattttaatgtctctgtaaactgaaaatttatcatgtatcttgttatttattgtatcttttggtaattttaccattttttttttaagaatttaagtatgttaaaattaaattcatactagaaatcttattttgtgtgtgtgtgtgtgtgtgtgtgtgtgtgtgtgtgcgcgtgcgtttGTATGTTTGTGTGAGTACCTAATGACgaacctataatctgtaatagactgtacagggaataaataaatacaatacaatacaacaaaatacaggaattaaattataaattatttcggttaagacattattatgtagaagtgaaacatggactctgAAGCATAgggacttaaaaaaaaagaacacagagCATAGAAATGCGATTTATGAAGAAAAAGAGCAGGCTTTATACTAATGGACAGGAAGAAagcaaaacaatttttgaaaaaattagaaataactcCAATGTTACAATATCCAGAACACTGCAGATCAAAGTGtatcaggtccacacctgtggagtatgatcagcgcgtctggccgcgaaaccaggtggcctgggtttgaatcccagtcggggcaagttacctggttgaggttttttccgaggtttttcctcaacccaatacgagcaaatgctgggtaattttcggtgctggaccccggactcatttcaccggcattatcaccttcatttcattcagacgctaaataacctatatgttgatacagcgtcgtaaaataacccaataaaataaaataaaataaaataaaaaaagtgtatCAGTCACATTGAAAGCCGAATTTTAGGCAATCGAAACTCTGAAAAAATTACCATCTTACAGAAAAGAGATAGTCAGGCAGATTAGAGAAAATATGACATGAGAGTGAAACAGACCAGCATACATACTCTTCTTATCTGATATCTGCAGCacgtaattatacagtatgggaTACCTGCAATGCTTCACCCCTAAGAAAAGTAcaatactgtgaattttattagtaacaacaatgtaatttattcgtcacaacaataattcctttctacaattcaccttaaacgctctcgtcaacaattggatcttcactcaacacagtattcgttatagcactccaccgacgacaatgacaatttacttggactattacgcacaacaatgaactgttaatcttaactaatatttacaaagcactatttacaaatcagaactaccagttctcagttcacagttcttctatctcagtcactcgagttcacggtatctcgaaccacagaccttcagagacagttcactgtactcgaactcgggtccctccaactgcggtccactgcactcgaactcaggtccctccaactgcggtccactgcactcgaactcaggccttcggatgctgacgcagatgcggacgcacactcgagtcgaactccggttggcttgactggcttgcttgctctggcttactcactgactgaataactgaaaactctgaaactgctgtcgttccttcgcgtccgtaatttataaccacagcgacgtagcctcgaaggttccacgcgtctctagagatggcattccagaaaaagccagaggcctctcctctctaccagcaccagatgcgcgcgcactctcgctccactctctcgccgcgttggccctttcccctcttcgccgcgcgccatcacaaagtgctccgcgcgatcttctctcttgcgggacgctggtcgtgagttcgaatctcacgtcgctgtcacaatactatAAACATCATCTGTTGTAAGATTTCAGAGTTCGTCAAAACACCTCTGATTCTTCATATGTGGAATTCAGACTTTATTGTTCTAAAATATGATATTCCAGAGTTTTATGGCGTAATATATCAGTAATGTAGAAGTGGAAATGAAGTATATGAGGTGTTCGATAAGAGAAGGGCAAACCCGCCAAATGTACCtgtagagataatcgatgttcaaagtattttacctgtaaatGTGATATGTCTCTGACGTTTCCTGcaataaccagatatgcctggttgattatcactgtcactattactcatactaagctactacaatgtccataaatacatgtaattcctcactacggttgtacttgtctgtgtggttacaacaacactgagacaaAGAATGCACGTGCCTTCAGGTGGAGTGGCGTATTCACCCTTCTCatacggagtaatatgaatattatgaacctgtcacagactacgcagtttctccaacgttacaaacaatgataatttcgatgtagtaagAGAGAGCTCGCCAACGTCTGCCAAGCTTAAGTTGCAGATGtgtgtcttaaatattcggaggagtaaaaaacacaaaattcgaccAATGGCGAGCTCGCCCTTCTCAATCGCCTCAAATGTTAATTAAGCAAAAGAAATATACTCCATCTCGACTCATACGGTAGTGTACCACATTGCCAACTTCTTCTCCTGTAATCTCTCATGTATAGATCCCACACTTGTTTTATGACaaaatttggtaaaaaaaatgtgGGGCATATACATGAGTAAATACAGTATGACACTAAAATATATGTGTAGTTACATTGATGAATGAAAGATATAGAGTAGTTATGTGCAAATGAAGTTGCACATTTCAATTACAAAACTATGTCAGCGACACATTTCTATAGAAGAATATGTAAGTAACGtatactgtaatttatttcaGGGTAGATCAACTGAGGAAAACCAACAAGCTACTGCAACATGCAACGCAAACCAATAATGGAAGTTCAGAAGAGAATGTGATGACGCTGTTACCTGATACACATGATTTCCCATATTTGCCACTGCTCGAGGAACTCGACCTCAGCAAATGCAGTATCTATTTCATTCAGAGGGGCACGTTTGCAACGATACCGAATCTGAAAGCCTTAATACTCTCCCAGAATCAACTCATCAGCTTCAGGGCCCTCAACACACCTACATTTTCCAATCTAGTTTATCTGGATTTAAGCAACAACCCACTGCACATGAATACACTGAATTTGACAGATCTCTCATCCCTTGAAATCTTAGATCTTTCATTCACACTGAAAAAAAGAATCTATAAAAACACATTCCAAGTGAAGAGTACAAAGTTAAAGAAGCTTTCACTTTGTTACAGCAAACTCATTTTCATTGAGGATGGTGCTTTTGAAAAGTTTAATGTTTTAGAGCTTTTAGATTTGAAAGGAAATATTAACCTCGGTCAAACTTTGTCTGATGGAACATTTCGTGGGCTAACATCTCTAGAAGAACTGCACTTAGATGAATGTACTCTAAGAGTGATGACTAGACTTCCCGTGCGACATAGAGAAACTATGGAACTGGAAGCCTTACGTAATCTTATATCACTCAAGAGAGTTAATCTTGCTAGGAACGATATCACGACTATTGGTAACAGTTCGCTAAAAAACCTGACAAAGTTGGAAAGTCTAGATGTAAGCGAAAATTATATCAGATCCTGGACTATCCCTATTTTCAATGACACGAACTTGAGAAATCTTAACATTGCAGGGAATCACTTAAATTACATCACAGATGCGATGTTGAAAGATTTTAGTATCTTGACAACTCTCGTCATTTCATCTAACCCATTTGTTTGCACTTGCAAATGCTTAGACTTTCTAGAACTGGTTCAGAACATTACACATATTTCTGAAAACACGACATCAACAGAATTATTGATGCCAGTAAGTGAATCGAAGGAGAgagattttgtttcatattttaccGACGAGTATATAATAATGCAAACCAGGAGTGGGTTTAAAGCATTAGATGATTACCAATCAGAGCGCTTCATTCGCAACTGGGAAGTAAATGAAGCTTATATGTGCTTGGACAATGTGAATTCTAATGAAATGAACTACATTAACTTCGAGGATGTCGTTTGCAATCTACATGTGCAAGACCAAACCTTAGGTGACCCTATTGACGAAGATTCAAACGAAGCCACAGGCGGCAAAGAGGCTATAATAATATCGGCCGCAGCAGTAGTTCTTCTGATGTTTGTAGTCGGAGGTGTAATTTATTCCAAGTGGTGGTACATCCGATATTTTGCCATTCTTGTGAAAAATGCAACAGTATTGAGCTTGATGTCGAATGACAACGATACAAATTTCAATGATCGAATTTTCAATTACGACACCTTCATCTCCTATTGTGATTACAATCGAGACTGGGTCCTTGATAACTTGTTACCAAACCTCGAAACAAACTCCAATCTGAAGGTGTGTTTACATGAACGAGATTTCCAAGTGGGTATCAGCATTTTGGAGAACATAATAGCTAGTATGGATCAGAGCAGGACTATCTTGTTGGTAATCTCTCAGCCGTTCTTGCGCAGCCAGTGGTGCCAATTTGAGTTACATCTGGCCCAGCACCGATTGTTGGAAACGAGACGAGAAGAGCTCATCTTGCTTTTTCTAGAAGACATTCCGAAATCAATGAGGCCAAAGACATTGCAATATCTTATGAAAACTAAAACTTACATGTTATGGCCAAAGCAAGATGATGCTGACGCTAAAAAACTGTTTTGGAAGAGGTTGCATCGAGCTGTTCTACGGAACACTGTGGAGGCAAACAAAAAACATGTATCAACAGCCTAATCACAACATGTGTAATTAATGAGTgtagagaggaaattaaactatGCCTTTTCCATCTGAATTTCGGAAAAGTGTATACAATTTAGGAGAAAGTAATTTCAGTTTCAGAAATAGTAACATAAATTTCGGAAGATGAAAGTTAAAgttattcttcattgttctacatacaattttaatatttacataatcACTCATTAACTTTTCAACTTCTTCactgtgttaatttttagaaaattaccTGCCTGACTAGGGTCCAAAACCCTTGTGaacaccccccccccctcaacaggaaaccagaagataacgTGGGATCTTcattaggctttggacaatgaagaacaacacttcgaaactagtcagccatgtaatttcctaaaaattaacacagtaaagaagttgaaaagttaatcagtgttaaaattattttcagaaaaagGAAATTCAATTTCGGAAAAGATTCTTAATCTAATTTCGGAAAgctttaatattatataaattattttcattttcaacaatattgtattaaattagatGAAGTTGcactaaattaatattaataataagaaagacaTGTGAATTAATATTGTCAATAAACATTCACTGAATGACTGTgtagctacaatattatttctgttcTCTTGAGAGAATATGGAGaacctattttattttaacatgtatataataaaattatatatttccacACAGagttgtgtatatatatttttagttgggtatttaatggcgctgtattacctactaggttattttagcatcgatgggattggtgatagtgagatggctttgatgagaccgagaattagtcatagattacccgacattcgccttaaggttgaggaaaacctcggaaaaaacccaaccaggtaatcagcccaaatggaaatcgaacccgcacccaagcTCAACTCCAGATCagtaggcaagcaccttagctgactgagctatgctggtggctctccctttctctccctctctctctctctctctctctctctctctatatatatatatatatatatatatatatatatatatatatatatacaccgtgtTACATAtagtgaaaaataagaaaaatcttCAGATCTTAAATTGACTTAATTCTTTTCTGAGTTTGATATAATTTCCGATACTGAATTTACATTttccttaattaaataaaattagcttCTTCGAAACTGAGACAGATTCCAGCAAAACATAAGAATTGTAATGTTCAGTTCTCAGTTCTATAGCCTTGACTAAAGAACCTGTGTTTCTGTGAAGGACGGCCAGTCAAAAAAGTGGGTTGTGGGACAAGTCTTGAATGGACTACAGTATACAATGTAAATAGACAACCTCTTTAACcatacaaagaaaaatactgtgTACATTCTGTAGGCATGAGGAATAGCATAAAACAAAACGCAGGGAAAGAGATGTACCGGTAGATGTTCTAGATGGGACATACAGCACAGCTATTAACAACGTGGCAATCATGAGGAAAGCTGTAATTCTGAAACATTATTGGAAGAATCCAAACGAATAAGCAATGCGAGTCTTGCAAGAAGAGAATCGGTAAGAAACAACCCGTTTGAGTCTTTTTTGTACTTGATGTCACACATAAGCTGAGGATGAAGAACTCAAAACCGAACAGTACATATACTCAAAGTCTGTGcttaaaagaaagagagagagagagagagaagcagCTCTTAAAACTCTTCACAATATTTTTCCAAAGTGACAGTAAACGAAATGTATACATCagacaaaaacttaaaaaaaaaatataaggatACATATAATAGAACATTGTTAATAATAGAGCAAACGTGACaaatacagagtggaaatgaAGTAGTTTTaaagatttccagagcgaatagctcatgttgtgtgtaacaaaaaactatatcatcatattggtggaaagttcatagttttttttttcagaaaaaaaaaaagttttttcccaaatgtttaacaaccttttattcagtaactatagcgagtaggatcgtgatttttgttcatatcgat
This region includes:
- the LOC138706268 gene encoding toll-like receptor 13 isoform X1, coding for MSLLTRLLVLLALELLAQSSNAECSLGNVRDNTRWIDSEGRLKHFNYNNSNTFNRDNDDDGSRLEASCSEHPDYEDDEYNSLCNCIFYNRTGDVYSCFGEYINFWPDQRNITPPYRLKLFAVKHTKNVRKIEAFQFSGLRTKELRLEHMETLRLEHWAFSGIRDLRTLRLSHNNFGTMGKPSLIFAGLTNLTVLDLSYNQITGWMSEDKYTREEPTLPSLETLDLSGNPLVYLYNHTFEWLRGSRLKHLVLRECDIKSIQTGILNPVQSTLQTLDIGNAYVPHSMLILLLNSLSNKSSLEGLGLSNIGFTMVPYNILRFTNSTLRYLSLHGNIFRTLGVDQLRKTNKLLQHATQTNNGSSEENVMTLLPDTHDFPYLPLLEELDLSKCSIYFIQRGTFATIPNLKALILSQNQLISFRALNTPTFSNLVYLDLSNNPLHMNTLNLTDLSSLEILDLSFTLKKRIYKNTFQVKSTKLKKLSLCYSKLIFIEDGAFEKFNVLELLDLKGNINLGQTLSDGTFRGLTSLEELHLDECTLRVMTRLPVRHRETMELEALRNLISLKRVNLARNDITTIGNSSLKNLTKLESLDVSENYIRSWTIPIFNDTNLRNLNIAGNHLNYITDAMLKDFSILTTLVISSNPFVCTCKCLDFLELVQNITHISENTTSTELLMPVSESKERDFVSYFTDEYIIMQTRSGFKALDDYQSERFIRNWEVNEAYMCLDNVNSNEMNYINFEDVVCNLHVQDQTLGDPIDEDSNEATGGKEAIIISAAAVVLLMFVVGGVIYSKWWYIRYFAILVKNATVLSLMSNDNDTNFNDRIFNYDTFISYCDYNRDWVLDNLLPNLETNSNLKVCLHERDFQVGISILENIIASMDQSRTILLVISQPFLRSQWCQFELHLAQHRLLETRREELILLFLEDIPKSMRPKTLQYLMKTKTYMLWPKQDDADAKKLFWKRLHRAVLRNTVEANKKHVSTA